TTTGGCAAGAACGCGATTGCCGGCGCCATGAATGTGACCTCCGGCCAGCCGCGCGACAGCTTCGATGCCAGCCTCAGCGCGAGCTGGTTCGAACCCTTTGAAGATCGTGAGCTCAGCGGTTTCGCCACCGGCCCGTTGAGCGACACCCTCAACGGCCGCGTCGCGCTGCGCTGGCGCGATGAAGGCGGATATGTCTACAACCGCGGGCAGCAGCGTGACGATCCACAGTTGGAGGAGCTGGCCGGGCGTGGCACGCTGCAGTGGACTCCGTCGGATGAGGCGCAGTTCACCCTCAAATTCGAACACAGTGGACGCGACTCCACCGGGCGCACCTATCAGATTGTCGACAACGGCATTCTCACCGAGTCGGAAAACAATCAGGCCGGCCTGGATGATATGCGCGAAACCAACGAAGACGAGTTCATGGAACTGGTCAATGACAGCATCACCCTCAATGGGCGCATCGACATCGGCGAGCACACTCTGGAGCTGGTCAGTGGTTTCACCACCTACGATCAGATTGATGCGTTTGATGCCGACTCCAGCGGGGTCGACACCATCTTCCTGATTGGTCAGGAGGATTATTCCCAGTTCAGTCAGGAGATTCGCTGGGTCTCGCCTCCCGGTGAGCACTTCGACTTCATTGCCGGTGCTTTTTATCAGCAGGCTGAACAGGAATTCAATGAGTTCGGCGATCTCAAAGTGCGCACCGGCACGCTGGAATTCGCCGCTCTGCCGGGTGAGTTGATCGACATCGTGGCCCAGGCAGGCCCGGCCAACACGGTGGTTGTGATCAGCGCCGATCTGGCCCGCTTGTTCACCGTGGATTCGCGCTCGTCCTCACTGTTCGCCCAGGGCACCTGGCATTTCGCCCAGGACTGGCGACTCACGGCCGGTGCACGCTACGTGCACGAAACCAAGGATGGTTACCGCAATCTGGAGGCCTACCAACCCGGCACCGAACAGGATGTTGACCCGGTCACCGCAGCGGCCCTGGCACAGCTCAAAATCG
The Oceanococcus atlanticus DNA segment above includes these coding regions:
- a CDS encoding TonB-dependent receptor, with protein sequence MYGAQETAGWRRGLSGLVLGLGLSQAAAQSGDDDLDALFGAPDNQPRATASPTPPPQREAAAITLEEEPTPSARPAQRGRVLEEIIVTAQKREQSLTDVPISVSALSGEKLRDAGIENLSDLSEYAPNFKLVEGGLVPLIYMRGVGSGSNQGFEMSVGLYNDGIHLGRPHLTLAAFLDVERIEVLKGPQSILFGKNAIAGAMNVTSGQPRDSFDASLSASWFEPFEDRELSGFATGPLSDTLNGRVALRWRDEGGYVYNRGQQRDDPQLEELAGRGTLQWTPSDEAQFTLKFEHSGRDSTGRTYQIVDNGILTESENNQAGLDDMRETNEDEFMELVNDSITLNGRIDIGEHTLELVSGFTTYDQIDAFDADSSGVDTIFLIGQEDYSQFSQEIRWVSPPGEHFDFIAGAFYQQAEQEFNEFGDLKVRTGTLEFAALPGELIDIVAQAGPANTVVVISADLARLFTVDSRSSSLFAQGTWHFAQDWRLTAGARYVHETKDGYRNLEAYQPGTEQDVDPVTAAALAQLKIEAHTLSGKRESNTLLPSINLQHDLNDAVMLYCAPSATV